GCGAGCGTCATCGCCTCGAGCTGGTCGTGGGTGACATAGATGGAGGTGGTGCCGAGGCGCTTCTGCAGATGCTTGATCTCGCCGCGCATGGAGACGCGCAGCTTTGCGTCCAGGTTCGAAAGCGGTTCGTCGAAGAGAAAGGCGGCGGGCTTGCGCACGATCGCCCGGCCCATGGCGACGCGCTGGCGCTGGCCGCCGGAAAGGGCGCGGGGCTTTCGCTCCAGATAGGGTTCCAGCTCCAGCATGCGGGCGGCTTCCTTCACCCGCGCCGCGATCTCGGCCTTCGGCGTGCCCCGGTTTTTCAGGCCATAGGCCAGGTTGTTGTAGACCGTCATATGCGGATAGAGCGCGTAGTTCTGGAACACCATGGCGATATCGCGCTCGGCCGGATCCTTCCTGTTGACGATCTTTCCGCCGATCTTCACCTCGCCCTCGGTGATCGCTTCGAGGCCAGCCACCATGCGCAGAAGCGTGGACTTGCCGCAGCCGGACGGGCCTACAAGGACGATGAACTCGCCGTCCTCGATGTGGATATCGACATTGTCGACCGCGCGGGCATCGCCGGAATAGATCTTGGAGACCTTTGAAATTTCGATAGCAGCCATTTTATTCTTCCTATTTGTCGCTTTCCGTCAGGCCCTTGATGAACCAGCTCTGGAAGATCACCACGATCAGGACCGGCGGCAGCATGGCGAGAACCGCCAGCGCGAAGGCCTGGTTGTATTCGGGGATCTGGCTTCCGACCCAGACGAGGAGGATCTGCTTGATGCCGCGCACCAGAGTGTAGAATGTTTCCTCGTTGGTCATGATCATCGGCCACAGATACTGGTTCCAGCCATAAACGAACATGATGATGAAGATCGCCGCCATCATCGTCTTCGACAGCGGCACGAGAATGTCGATGAAGAACTTGAACGGCCCGGCGCCATCGATGCGGGCGGCCTCCAGCAGTTCGTCGGGAACCGACTTGAAGAACTGGCGGAAGAAGAAGGTGCCGGTGGCCGATGCCAGAAGCGGCACGATCAGGCCGGTATAGGTGTTGACGAGGCCGAGCTTGGTCATGACGTCGTAGGAGGGCAGGATGCGCACCTCAAGCGGCAGAAGCAGGGTGGTGAAGATCATCCAGAAGAACAGCGTCGAAAACCGCGAGCGGAAATAGACCAGTCCATAGGCCGCCATCATCGAAAGCACGATCTTGCCGACGGCAAAGCCGATGCCGAGGATGAAGGAGTTCATCACCATGCGGGCGCCGGTCACGTCGCCGGTAAACCCGCCGCGCGTGGTCAGCACCTCCTTGTAGGTGTCAACGAAATCATCGCCCCAGGTGACCTGGAGGCCTTTCATGTGAACGTCGACCGCTTCATGGGTCGAGGTCATGAAGGCGACGAAGATCGGGCCGACCATGATGAAGACGCCGAAGAGCAGGATGAGATGGTCCCAGAAATTTGTTCTATGCATCGGTCCGGCTCCTCAATTGTAGTGCACGCGCCGCTCGATGAAGCGGAACTGGAAGAAGGTGAGCACCAGCACGATCAGCATCAGGATCACCGATTGCGCCGCCGAGCCGCCGATGTCATTGCCGCGGAAGCCGTCCATATAGACCTTGTAGACCAGGGTGATCGGGTTGTTGGCGGCCTTGTCCTTGACGATCACGTCGATGATGCCGAACGTGTCGAACAGCGAATAGGTCATGTTGATGATCAGGAGGAAGAAGGCGGTCGGCGCCAGGAGCGGCAGGGTGACGGTCCAGAACCGGCCAAGGCGCGAACGGTTGTCGATTGCCGCCGCCTCGCGCACGGAAACGGGAATGGACTGCAGGCCGGACAGGAAGAAGATGAAATTATAGGGGATCTGTTTCCACACGGCGACGGTGATCATCGCAAAGGCGGTGTCGAAATAATTGATGCCGACCTTCATGTCCCAGCCGAACCACGCGGCCATCTTCACGAAGGGGCCGATATGCTGGTCGAAGAACATCATGCCGATCAGGCCTGCGACCGGAGGCGCGATCGCATAGACTGAGATCAGCAGCGTCTTGTAGCTGCTCGAACCACGAATGACATCATCGGCCTTGGAGGCAAGCAGCAGGCCGAGCGCGAGCGAGAAGAAGGTCACCAGAACCGTGAAGATCACGGTGAACTGGGCGACGCGCAGATAATAGCTCGATGTCAGCGCATCGACGTAATTGTCGAAGCCGACAAAACTCGCGCTGAAGCCGAAGGGATCTTCCAGATAGAAGGACGACTGGATCGCCTGCACCGACGGCCAGTAGAAGAAGATCACGATGATGGCCATCTGCGGCAGCACGAAGAGATAGGGCAGCAGGGGCGAATTGAACTGGACGCGCTTCATTTTCTGTTTCCTGTTGCGGTCGGGGCGACAGCTCCGCCCATGCCGCATAGCCCCCAGGTCTTCTCGCCCCGGAGGGGAGAGATGTCGCGACAGCGACAGTGAGGGGGGAATCTATTCCCTCGGGTGCCCTTGCGATCAGATACGCTGCTTCACCCTCACTGCCCCTTTCGGGGCATCTCTCCCGCAAGCGGGAGAGAGTATCGGGAGCAAGTTCCGTCACTCGGGCAAACGCGACCGCCATTTGCGGCGGGACTACATTTTCCAAACACGCCAAAATCCGGGAGCGTTAGCCCCCGGATCGGTTGTTTCGGTGCGAGGGCCTTTAGTTGGAAGCCGTCTTGGCGAAGCGGGCGAGAAGGGCGTTGCCCTCTTCCTGGATCGTCGCCATGGCGTCTTCAACGGAGGTCTCGCCGGCGAAGATCTTGTTGTATTCGCGTTCCATGACTTCGCGGATCTGCGGGTAGAAGCCCATGCGGTAGCCCTTGGACCATTCGCCGCCCGGCAGCGAAAGCTGCTGGATGCCGACTTCGGCAACCGGCTGCTCTTCGTACCAGCCGTCTTCCTTGGCCAGCTCGTAAGCGGCAGTCGTGACCGGAACATAGCCGGTGGACTTGTGCCAGAAGTACTGGATTTCCGGCGAGGTCAGGAACTGGAAGAAATCGGCCGTGCACTGGTTCTGCGCGTCATCCTTGCCGGAAAGCGCGAAGAGGGCGGCGCCGCCGATGAAGGAGTTGGTACCCGCACCTTCGATCGAGTCCCAGTAGGGCAGGAAG
This window of the Martelella lutilitoris genome carries:
- the ugpC gene encoding sn-glycerol-3-phosphate ABC transporter ATP-binding protein UgpC — translated: MAAIEISKVSKIYSGDARAVDNVDIHIEDGEFIVLVGPSGCGKSTLLRMVAGLEAITEGEVKIGGKIVNRKDPAERDIAMVFQNYALYPHMTVYNNLAYGLKNRGTPKAEIAARVKEAARMLELEPYLERKPRALSGGQRQRVAMGRAIVRKPAAFLFDEPLSNLDAKLRVSMRGEIKHLQKRLGTTSIYVTHDQLEAMTLADRLVVLNAGRIEQIGTPLDVYHKPASTFVANFIGSPAMNLVSGERNGDRLAIGYNVLTMTRDLPVSGALTVGIRAEDLQVAEDPAAHTITAKLDYVEELGATRLAHCLIGEQSLTAALSPAIPLADEMRFSIDPAKLHFYDRETGKRIHSRSATVTA
- a CDS encoding ABC transporter permease subunit gives rise to the protein MHRTNFWDHLILLFGVFIMVGPIFVAFMTSTHEAVDVHMKGLQVTWGDDFVDTYKEVLTTRGGFTGDVTGARMVMNSFILGIGFAVGKIVLSMMAAYGLVYFRSRFSTLFFWMIFTTLLLPLEVRILPSYDVMTKLGLVNTYTGLIVPLLASATGTFFFRQFFKSVPDELLEAARIDGAGPFKFFIDILVPLSKTMMAAIFIIMFVYGWNQYLWPMIMTNEETFYTLVRGIKQILLVWVGSQIPEYNQAFALAVLAMLPPVLIVVIFQSWFIKGLTESDK
- a CDS encoding ABC transporter permease subunit, giving the protein MKRVQFNSPLLPYLFVLPQMAIIVIFFYWPSVQAIQSSFYLEDPFGFSASFVGFDNYVDALTSSYYLRVAQFTVIFTVLVTFFSLALGLLLASKADDVIRGSSSYKTLLISVYAIAPPVAGLIGMMFFDQHIGPFVKMAAWFGWDMKVGINYFDTAFAMITVAVWKQIPYNFIFFLSGLQSIPVSVREAAAIDNRSRLGRFWTVTLPLLAPTAFFLLIINMTYSLFDTFGIIDVIVKDKAANNPITLVYKVYMDGFRGNDIGGSAAQSVILMLIVLVLTFFQFRFIERRVHYN